In Pseudomonadota bacterium, the genomic stretch GAACAGCGGGTGCGGAAGCGACAACCCAGCGGGTAGTCTCGCGACGCCGGGACCGAACCCGGCAGGGGCGAAAGACGCTTGCCCGGAGGGCAGCGTTCTGGAAGCGATCGCAGCAAACCACGCGTGTAGGGGTGCGCTGGCTCGCCAAGGATCTCCTGCCTGCTCCCAGCTTCGGCGACTTGCCCAGCATACATCACGACGACGCGGTCGCAGCGTTCGGCGACAACGGCCAGGTTGTGCGTTATCAGCAACATGGCCATCGAATGCTCGAGCCGCTTGCGCGCCAGCAGGTCGAGGATCTGTGCCTGCACCGTAGCGTCCAGGCCCGTCGTGGGCTCGTCGGCTATCAGCAGCTTGGGACGGCACGCGAGCGCCATGGCGAGCAGCGCGCGCTGCCTCATGCCCCCGCTCATTTGGTGAGGGTATTCCTGCGCCCGCAGCGCGGGCTCGGCGATCCCTACCTCCGCCAGCATCTGGATGGCGAGTTGCCCGGCATCCCGAGCGTCGCGCACGCCCTGCCACACGAGTGCTTCTGTGAGCTGCAGACCCAGCGGCAACACGGGGTTCAGCGAGCTCATGGGATCTTGAAACACGATCGCGATCTCGTTTCCACGCAAGCGCCGGAGCTCACGGAGAGCAAGCTTCGTCAGGTCGCGTCCCTCGAACAGGACTTGGCCTGCCACGATGCGTCCAGCAGGCTCGGGCAGAAGCCCCAGGATGCTCAACGCCGTCACCGACTTGCCGCAACCGCTTTCCCCAACGATGCCCAGCGTCTCTCCGGCCTCGACCGCGAAGCTTACCGCGTCGAGTACAGGCACCACGCCCCATGCTGCATGGAAATCGACTCGCAGCTTCCGGACCTCGAGCAGGCTCACGTTAAGGGCCCGCGGAAGAACAACTCATCCATTTCGCCGGTTCTGACCACCGCTAGCTGTGCTGCTCCTCCTCGAAGCATTCCCAATACTCCTCGTCGTCGCGCCTCGCCAGCGGCGCCCAGTCCTCACCCGAAACGCACGAGTTGTTCTGTCACGAGCTCTAACGCCTCAAACTCGGATCGAGCGCGTCGCGCAGGCCTTCGCCTACCATGTTGAGCAGGCCCACGGTAACGAAGATCGCCATGCCTGGCGCGAGGATCAGCAGCCAGCGACCGCTCGTGCGACCCGCGTTGAGGATCTGGCCCCAGCTCGGAGCCGTGACGTCCGACAGTCCAAGAAAGCTCATGGTAGCCTCGATCAGAATCGCGGACGCGATTCCGAAAGTAGCGCTCACCAGC encodes the following:
- a CDS encoding ABC transporter ATP-binding protein; the encoded protein is MSLLEVRKLRVDFHAAWGVVPVLDAVSFAVEAGETLGIVGESGCGKSVTALSILGLLPEPAGRIVAGQVLFEGRDLTKLALRELRRLRGNEIAIVFQDPMSSLNPVLPLGLQLTEALVWQGVRDARDAGQLAIQMLAEVGIAEPALRAQEYPHQMSGGMRQRALLAMALACRPKLLIADEPTTGLDATVQAQILDLLARKRLEHSMAMLLITHNLAVVAERCDRVVVMYAGQVAEAGSRQEILGEPAHPYTRGLLRSLPERCPPGKRLSPLPGSVPASRDYPLGCRFRTRCSRASAACERPAPLVQLSAKHRVYCHHPE